One genomic window of Halorubrum hochsteinianum includes the following:
- a CDS encoding molybdenum cofactor guanylyltransferase has protein sequence MTTGAILAGGRSTRFGDADKSVARIAGVPMVRRVADRLAGTDDPVPPGADRASGGDAVVDELAVNCRPDQRDAIAEALSGVPLPVRWAIDEEPDLGPLAGIGNACRAATEPYAAVVACDMPFVDPAFLAAMRETVAESGAEAAVPRLEDRWYQTTQAVYAAESAAEACQRALDRGDRKVLALVDQVDAVVVDDEAIRSLTAELTFTNVNTRPELDEAERAVAAAADAA, from the coding sequence GTGACTACCGGAGCGATCCTCGCCGGCGGGCGCTCGACGCGCTTCGGCGACGCGGACAAGTCCGTCGCACGGATCGCCGGCGTGCCGATGGTCCGCCGGGTCGCCGACCGGCTCGCGGGGACCGACGACCCGGTTCCGCCCGGGGCCGACCGCGCCAGCGGCGGCGACGCGGTCGTCGACGAACTCGCCGTCAACTGCCGCCCCGACCAGCGGGATGCGATCGCCGAGGCGCTGTCCGGCGTTCCGCTCCCCGTCCGCTGGGCGATCGACGAGGAACCGGACCTCGGGCCGCTGGCCGGAATCGGGAACGCCTGCCGGGCCGCGACCGAGCCGTACGCCGCCGTCGTCGCCTGCGACATGCCGTTCGTCGACCCCGCCTTCCTCGCGGCGATGCGCGAGACGGTCGCGGAGTCGGGGGCCGAGGCGGCCGTCCCGCGGCTCGAAGACCGCTGGTATCAGACGACGCAGGCGGTGTACGCGGCCGAGTCGGCGGCGGAGGCCTGTCAGCGTGCGCTCGACCGCGGCGACCGCAAGGTGCTCGCGCTGGTGGACCAGGTGGACGCCGTCGTCGTCGACGACGAGGCGATCCGGTCGCTGACGGCCGAACTGACGTTCACGAACGTCAACACGCGGCCGGAGCTTGACGAGGCGGAGCGGGCGGTCGCTGCCGCGGCCGACGCCGCCTGA
- a CDS encoding J domain-containing protein, whose protein sequence is MTNRTIVVGLAGTFVGMTALLVIAGIVLHPIALALAVPFGAVSYFLWYHASGRLRDQARRSAEQAGPTERERARQRARAEANRERAYRAAGAADGGRGPGAGPGGSRRGARGPGGPRGSGARGPRDRAPSTDRMTEREAYETLGLDRTADGETVRRTYRERAKRLHPDGEDGDEEEFKRLNEAYETLTD, encoded by the coding sequence GTGACGAACCGAACGATCGTCGTGGGGCTCGCCGGGACGTTCGTCGGCATGACGGCGCTCCTCGTGATCGCCGGGATCGTGCTCCACCCGATCGCGTTGGCGCTCGCGGTGCCGTTCGGTGCCGTCTCGTACTTCCTCTGGTACCACGCCAGCGGCCGCCTCCGCGATCAGGCCCGGCGGTCCGCCGAGCAGGCGGGGCCGACGGAGCGCGAGCGCGCCAGACAGCGCGCCCGCGCCGAGGCCAACCGGGAGCGCGCGTACCGCGCCGCCGGCGCTGCCGACGGGGGTCGCGGCCCGGGTGCGGGGCCGGGCGGGAGTCGGCGCGGCGCTCGCGGTCCGGGCGGTCCCCGCGGCTCCGGGGCGAGGGGTCCCCGAGATCGCGCGCCGTCGACCGACCGGATGACGGAGCGCGAGGCGTACGAGACGCTCGGCCTCGACCGCACGGCCGACGGGGAGACGGTGCGCCGGACGTACCGCGAGCGCGCGAAGCGGCTCCACCCGGACGGCGAGGACGGCGACGAGGAGGAGTTCAAGCGGCTCAACGAGGCGTACGAGACGCTGACCGACTGA
- a CDS encoding type IV pilin has protein sequence MSSRFDDRGISPVVGAVLMFAIVVALAATTTVLVLGFGDTLESPPPFVASEQSIEVEIGGNETRHTLEFVHRGGESVDVDALSVVIGEGESRTRVPLSEFDAGAFADGTWAAGEQLDVELDESAVCDADTGEVSVDLTHNGGGGGYILSSRTIPVERGGFVIDGSRVEATTDYTANVKFVGTGWSSETADPPVNVSVHLGGERVHAWTAQNDTDEVVGSYGISRQDPETDVEVQAAGARPEYDCNVFGFDCEFVGYTWTHVSSTENSDNVRVYRDGDEAPSFSSGEGQQSAAAYVEPYIDDGEVTLDDNQAVYLFEFNEGADRDYQDAVVLVSFFTQHEEVGVYESKAEDVILCPAETTSANPNGAGDGGNGSENGNDGND, from the coding sequence ATGTCCTCTCGCTTCGATGATCGCGGGATCTCACCGGTCGTCGGAGCGGTTCTCATGTTCGCCATCGTCGTCGCGCTCGCGGCGACGACGACGGTACTGGTCCTCGGCTTCGGCGACACGCTAGAGTCGCCGCCTCCGTTCGTCGCGAGCGAACAGTCCATCGAGGTGGAGATCGGCGGAAACGAGACGCGGCACACGCTGGAGTTCGTTCACCGGGGTGGCGAGTCCGTCGACGTCGACGCGCTCTCTGTCGTAATCGGAGAGGGCGAAAGTCGGACTCGGGTCCCGTTGTCGGAGTTTGACGCGGGGGCGTTCGCGGACGGAACGTGGGCCGCCGGCGAGCAACTGGATGTGGAACTCGACGAGTCGGCGGTCTGTGACGCGGACACCGGCGAGGTGTCCGTGGATCTAACCCATAACGGTGGCGGCGGGGGGTACATCCTCTCTTCGCGTACGATTCCGGTCGAGCGCGGTGGGTTCGTCATCGACGGGAGCCGGGTGGAGGCGACGACCGACTACACGGCGAACGTAAAGTTCGTTGGGACGGGGTGGTCGTCCGAGACGGCCGACCCGCCGGTGAACGTCAGCGTCCATCTCGGCGGCGAGCGCGTCCATGCGTGGACGGCACAGAACGACACCGACGAGGTAGTCGGATCGTACGGCATCTCTAGACAGGATCCGGAGACGGATGTCGAGGTCCAGGCGGCGGGCGCACGGCCCGAGTACGACTGTAACGTGTTCGGATTTGATTGTGAGTTCGTCGGATACACGTGGACGCACGTCTCCAGCACCGAGAACTCCGACAACGTCCGCGTCTACCGCGACGGCGACGAGGCACCGTCGTTCAGCAGCGGCGAGGGACAGCAGTCCGCGGCGGCGTACGTCGAGCCGTACATCGATGACGGCGAGGTGACGCTCGACGACAACCAGGCGGTGTACCTCTTCGAGTTTAACGAGGGAGCGGACCGCGACTACCAAGACGCGGTCGTGCTGGTGTCCTTCTTCACCCAGCACGAGGAAGTAGGCGTCTACGAGTCGAAGGCCGAGGACGTTATCCTGTGCCCCGCGGAGACGACGTCGGCGAACCCGAACGGGGCCGGCGACGGTGGCAACGGTAGCGAGAACGGGAACGACGGAAACGACTGA
- a CDS encoding ABC transporter ATP-binding protein, with protein sequence MSGNAADDAGADDPAVGDTPVGDPPVRDDYGVALRGVVKRYPSGGGDPVVALDEVDFAVRPGEFVAVVGPSGSGKSTLLNVLGLLDDPTAGRRLLDGTDVTDLSVAERTRARKESIGFVFQDFHLLPTLTAVENVAMPTAFDPGEASDRAADLLSRFGLGDRLDHEPSELSGGQKQRVAIARALINEPAVLLADEPTGNLDTETGESILAEFERVNAEGVAVVAVTHDPLVERYADRVVDLTDGVMTGGLPGDGASSSSDPTAARGDR encoded by the coding sequence GTGAGCGGGAACGCCGCGGACGACGCCGGAGCCGACGACCCGGCCGTCGGTGACACTCCCGTCGGCGACCCACCGGTCCGCGACGACTACGGCGTCGCGCTCCGGGGCGTCGTCAAGCGCTACCCGAGCGGCGGCGGCGACCCGGTGGTCGCGCTCGACGAGGTCGACTTTGCGGTCCGACCGGGCGAGTTCGTCGCGGTGGTCGGCCCCAGCGGGTCCGGGAAGTCGACGCTACTGAACGTGCTGGGGCTGCTCGACGACCCCACCGCGGGCCGTCGCCTGCTCGACGGCACCGACGTGACGGACCTCTCGGTGGCCGAGCGCACTCGGGCGCGAAAGGAGTCGATCGGGTTCGTTTTTCAGGACTTCCACCTGCTGCCGACGCTGACCGCGGTCGAGAACGTCGCGATGCCGACCGCGTTCGACCCCGGGGAGGCGAGCGACCGCGCCGCGGACCTCCTCTCGCGGTTCGGGCTCGGCGACCGGCTCGACCACGAGCCGAGCGAGCTCTCCGGCGGCCAGAAGCAGCGCGTCGCCATCGCCCGCGCGCTGATCAACGAGCCGGCCGTGCTGCTCGCGGACGAGCCGACGGGGAACCTCGACACGGAGACCGGCGAGTCGATCCTCGCCGAGTTCGAGCGCGTGAACGCCGAGGGGGTCGCCGTCGTCGCGGTCACGCACGACCCGCTCGTCGAGCGGTACGCCGACCGCGTCGTCGACCTCACCGACGGGGTGATGACCGGCGGGCTGCCGGGAGACGGCGCGTCTTCGTCCAGCGACCCCACGGCCGCCCGAGGTGACCGATGA
- the pdxS gene encoding pyridoxal 5'-phosphate synthase lyase subunit PdxS has protein sequence MPEATDLEELKRGTELVKRGFAQMQKGGVIMDVVNREQARIAEDAGAVAVMVLEHVPADIRKRGGVARMPDPERVPEIIDEVSIPVMGKSRIGHRKEAEILEALGVDMIDESEVLTPADDEYHTDKRDFTSPFVCGARNLPEALRRIHEGAAMIRTKGEAGTGDVNQAVKHQRTIKNQIRTLTGLNHEEREKWAREHGAPRDLVHETAEAERLPVVNFAAGGIATPADAALMMYHGCDGIFVGSGIFGAEDPAAMGNAIVEAVNNWDDPEELARIASGTGKGMKGQSNEDMEEEEQLQGRGV, from the coding sequence ATGCCAGAGGCCACGGACTTAGAGGAGCTGAAGCGCGGGACCGAGCTTGTCAAGCGCGGCTTCGCGCAGATGCAGAAGGGCGGCGTCATCATGGACGTCGTCAACCGCGAACAGGCCCGGATCGCGGAGGACGCGGGCGCGGTCGCCGTGATGGTGCTCGAACACGTGCCGGCCGACATCCGCAAGCGCGGCGGCGTCGCGCGGATGCCCGACCCCGAGCGCGTCCCCGAGATCATCGACGAGGTCTCCATTCCGGTGATGGGGAAATCGCGGATCGGCCACCGCAAGGAGGCGGAGATCCTGGAGGCGCTCGGCGTCGACATGATCGACGAGTCGGAGGTGCTCACGCCCGCCGACGACGAGTACCACACCGACAAGCGCGACTTCACCTCGCCGTTCGTCTGCGGGGCCCGGAACCTCCCCGAGGCGCTCCGGCGCATCCACGAGGGCGCGGCGATGATCCGGACGAAGGGCGAGGCCGGCACGGGCGACGTGAACCAGGCCGTCAAACACCAGCGCACCATCAAAAATCAGATCCGGACGCTCACCGGTCTCAACCACGAAGAGCGCGAGAAGTGGGCCCGCGAACACGGCGCGCCCCGCGACCTGGTCCACGAGACCGCCGAGGCCGAGCGGCTCCCGGTCGTCAACTTCGCGGCCGGCGGCATCGCGACGCCCGCCGACGCCGCGCTGATGATGTACCACGGCTGCGACGGCATCTTCGTCGGCTCCGGCATCTTCGGGGCGGAGGACCCCGCGGCGATGGGCAACGCCATCGTGGAGGCCGTTAACAACTGGGACGACCCCGAGGAGCTCGCCCGGATCGCCAGCGGCACGGGCAAGGGGATGAAAGGGCAGTCCAACGAGGACATGGAGGAGGAAGAGCAGCTCCAGGGCCGCGGCGTCTGA
- the psmA gene encoding archaeal proteasome endopeptidase complex subunit alpha, whose protein sequence is MGNNDQQAYDRGTSLFSPDGRIYQVEYAREAVSRGAPSVGVRTTDGVVFVAMSRPSSSLMEAESIEKLHKLDDHLGTASAGHVADARQLIDLARRQSQGNRLRYGEPVGVETLTKFVTDHIQENTQRGGTRPYGAALLIGGIDDGEPRLFAADPSGTPNEWKATVIGGGRQDIQGHLEEEWTDDLSLEDGIELAVAALAAHDDEFEPSDLAVATVTEADGFRTVPVDEVEAAFEAAGLGGDEADDDETEADDDETEADDEGGADGGDAGESDE, encoded by the coding sequence ATGGGCAACAACGATCAGCAGGCGTACGACCGCGGCACGTCGCTGTTCTCGCCGGACGGTCGGATCTACCAGGTCGAGTACGCCCGCGAGGCGGTCTCTCGCGGCGCGCCGAGCGTCGGCGTCCGGACGACGGACGGCGTCGTCTTCGTCGCGATGTCGCGGCCCTCCTCGTCGCTGATGGAGGCCGAGAGCATCGAGAAGCTCCACAAGCTCGACGACCACCTCGGCACCGCGAGCGCGGGCCACGTCGCCGACGCCCGCCAGCTGATCGACCTCGCGCGCCGCCAGTCGCAGGGGAACCGCCTCCGCTACGGCGAGCCGGTCGGCGTCGAGACGCTGACGAAGTTCGTCACGGACCACATCCAGGAGAACACCCAGCGCGGCGGCACGCGACCGTACGGCGCGGCCCTCCTCATCGGCGGCATCGACGACGGCGAGCCGCGCCTGTTCGCGGCCGACCCCTCGGGGACGCCCAACGAGTGGAAGGCGACCGTCATCGGCGGCGGCCGGCAGGACATCCAGGGTCACCTCGAAGAGGAGTGGACGGACGACCTCTCCTTGGAGGACGGCATCGAACTCGCCGTCGCGGCGCTGGCCGCGCACGACGACGAGTTCGAGCCGTCGGACCTCGCAGTCGCGACCGTGACGGAGGCCGACGGCTTCCGCACGGTCCCGGTCGACGAGGTCGAGGCCGCCTTCGAGGCGGCCGGACTGGGCGGTGACGAGGCGGACGACGACGAGACTGAGGCGGACGACGACGAGACCGAGGCGGACGACGAAGGCGGCGCGGACGGCGGCGACGCGGGCGAGAGCGACGAGTAA
- the mutS gene encoding DNA mismatch repair protein MutS: MEPADRETVTGLPPGIAAAREELTPMLSQYADLCAAHGDALVLFQVGDFYEAFCEAAEAVARVCEVTLTERSDSTGDYPMAGIPIDNAAPYLESLLDAGYRVALGDQVEDAEQASGLVDRAVTEVITPGTVVEDDLLEAGTTNYVAAVTESDGVVGLAAVDVSTGECLVTSGDRDAVAGELDRIAPAELIAGPAAPAFEPSDAERGWETHEYDADAFDRRTAAERLEPYLPAPERRFDADAELRAAGAVLAYAEYTQGDDGPLSYVTRIRRYDPRDRLRLDAAAQRSLELFENRGLGASDTLFDALDETNCALGRRCLERWLRRPLVDADAIRGRHDAVGELADRSLAREGVADALATAYDLERLVSRVSRGRADARDLRSLGRTLAIVPELKATLAGADGEVGVDGERVADGGSEAEGDDDAEYPRTDRLSDLRDRLDELSGVRELIDDAIATDPPQEITEGGVICEGFDDDLDDLRATEREGRRWVADLEASERERTGIDSLSVGHNQVHGYYIEVTDANADRVPDDYRRRQTLKNSERYVTPELKEREEAIVGAAERADALEYELFVDVRERVASETERIQELADALAELDALASLATVAVEHDYVRPELRGGSGADADAGIAIEGGRHPVVERTEESFVPNDADLPRGSVAVITGPNMSGKSTYMRSVALAVVLAQTGSFVPAQAASLPVFDRVFTRVGASDDIAGGQSTFMREMSELTEILHDAGPDSLVLLDEVGRGTATTDGRAIARAAAEFLHDELGATALFATHYHELTDLADERERVFNLHFTATREDGDVTFLHRVVPGASSSSYGVEVAELAGVPGPVVDRARDLVAAEEGDRRGEPDVVGVGTGAGDPAVDGASSRGPSNQEPPDEEDEDGTDDGGDGTDDTDASLREFLAEESADDPGDGEGGPSGRNGRESAGSRADAPGDADRAVAPDAASEVVAALRDLDLARMTPIEALNALHDLQSRADDDG, encoded by the coding sequence ATGGAACCGGCGGACCGAGAGACGGTGACGGGGCTGCCGCCCGGAATCGCGGCCGCCCGCGAGGAGCTCACGCCGATGCTCTCGCAGTACGCCGACCTCTGTGCCGCCCACGGGGACGCCCTCGTCCTGTTTCAGGTCGGCGACTTCTACGAGGCGTTCTGCGAGGCGGCCGAGGCGGTCGCGCGGGTCTGCGAGGTGACGCTGACCGAGCGGTCCGACTCCACCGGCGACTACCCGATGGCCGGGATCCCCATCGACAACGCGGCCCCCTACCTCGAATCGCTGCTCGACGCGGGCTACCGCGTCGCGCTCGGCGATCAGGTCGAGGACGCGGAGCAGGCCTCCGGGCTCGTCGACCGCGCGGTCACCGAGGTGATCACGCCCGGGACCGTCGTCGAGGACGACCTCCTGGAGGCCGGCACGACGAACTACGTCGCGGCCGTGACCGAGTCCGACGGCGTCGTCGGCCTCGCCGCCGTCGACGTCTCGACCGGCGAGTGCCTCGTCACGTCGGGCGATCGGGACGCGGTCGCGGGCGAGCTCGACCGGATCGCGCCGGCAGAACTCATCGCGGGACCGGCCGCGCCGGCGTTCGAGCCGAGCGACGCGGAGCGCGGCTGGGAGACCCACGAGTACGACGCCGACGCCTTCGACCGCCGGACCGCGGCCGAGCGGCTGGAGCCGTACCTCCCGGCACCCGAGCGCCGCTTCGACGCGGACGCTGAACTGCGGGCGGCGGGCGCGGTGCTCGCGTACGCCGAGTACACGCAGGGCGACGACGGCCCGCTCTCGTACGTGACGCGGATTCGGCGGTACGACCCCCGCGACCGCCTCCGGCTCGACGCTGCCGCCCAGCGGAGCCTCGAGCTGTTCGAGAACCGCGGGCTGGGGGCGAGCGACACCCTGTTCGACGCGCTCGACGAGACGAACTGCGCGCTCGGCCGGCGCTGTCTGGAGCGCTGGCTCCGGCGGCCCCTCGTCGACGCCGACGCGATCCGGGGCCGCCACGACGCGGTCGGCGAACTCGCCGACCGGAGCCTCGCCCGCGAGGGGGTCGCCGACGCGCTCGCGACCGCCTACGACCTCGAACGCCTCGTGAGCCGGGTCTCGCGGGGGCGGGCCGACGCCCGCGACCTGCGCTCGCTCGGCCGGACGCTCGCGATCGTGCCGGAGCTGAAGGCGACGCTCGCGGGGGCGGACGGCGAGGTGGGCGTGGACGGTGAGCGGGTGGCGGACGGCGGGTCCGAGGCCGAGGGAGACGACGACGCCGAGTACCCCCGAACGGACCGCCTCAGCGACCTCCGCGACCGCCTCGACGAGCTGTCCGGGGTCCGCGAGCTGATCGACGACGCGATCGCGACCGACCCCCCACAGGAGATCACCGAGGGCGGCGTAATCTGTGAGGGGTTCGACGACGACCTCGACGACCTCCGGGCCACCGAGCGCGAGGGCCGCCGGTGGGTCGCGGACCTCGAAGCGAGCGAGCGCGAGCGCACCGGGATCGACTCGCTGTCGGTCGGGCACAACCAGGTCCACGGCTACTACATCGAGGTGACCGACGCCAACGCCGACCGCGTCCCCGACGACTACCGCCGCCGACAGACCCTGAAGAACAGCGAGCGGTACGTCACGCCGGAGCTGAAGGAGCGCGAGGAGGCCATCGTCGGGGCCGCGGAGCGCGCGGACGCCTTGGAGTACGAGCTGTTCGTCGACGTCCGCGAGCGCGTCGCGAGCGAGACCGAGCGGATTCAGGAACTCGCGGACGCGCTCGCCGAACTCGACGCGCTCGCCTCGCTGGCGACGGTCGCGGTCGAACACGACTACGTCCGCCCCGAACTGCGGGGCGGTTCCGGGGCAGACGCAGACGCCGGGATCGCGATCGAAGGCGGTAGACACCCCGTCGTCGAGCGGACGGAGGAGTCGTTCGTCCCGAACGACGCGGACCTGCCGCGCGGCTCGGTCGCCGTGATCACGGGGCCGAACATGAGCGGGAAGTCGACGTACATGCGGTCGGTCGCGCTCGCGGTCGTCCTGGCCCAGACGGGGTCGTTCGTCCCCGCGCAGGCCGCCTCTCTGCCCGTCTTCGACCGCGTGTTCACCCGCGTTGGAGCCTCCGACGACATCGCCGGCGGCCAGTCGACGTTCATGCGCGAGATGAGCGAGCTGACGGAGATCCTCCACGACGCCGGGCCCGACTCGCTCGTCCTCCTGGACGAGGTCGGGCGGGGGACGGCCACCACCGACGGCCGCGCCATCGCCCGCGCGGCCGCCGAGTTCCTCCACGACGAACTGGGCGCGACCGCGCTGTTCGCCACCCACTACCACGAGCTCACGGACCTCGCGGACGAGCGCGAGCGCGTCTTCAACCTCCATTTCACCGCCACCCGCGAGGACGGCGACGTGACGTTCCTCCACCGGGTCGTCCCAGGAGCCTCCTCGTCGTCGTACGGCGTCGAGGTCGCGGAGCTCGCCGGTGTCCCCGGCCCGGTCGTCGACCGCGCCCGGGACCTCGTCGCCGCCGAGGAGGGCGACCGGCGGGGGGAGCCGGATGTGGTCGGGGTCGGGACCGGGGCCGGCGACCCGGCCGTCGACGGGGCTTCGAGTCGGGGGCCTTCGAATCAGGAACCGCCGGACGAGGAGGACGAGGACGGGACCGACGACGGCGGGGACGGAACGGACGACACCGACGCGTCGCTGCGCGAGTTCCTCGCCGAGGAGTCCGCGGACGACCCGGGAGACGGCGAAGGCGGGCCGAGCGGCCGGAACGGCCGGGAGTCGGCCGGGAGTCGGGCGGACGCCCCGGGCGACGCGGACCGGGCGGTCGCGCCCGACGCCGCCAGCGAGGTCGTGGCGGCGCTCCGCGACCTCGACCTCGCGCGGATGACGCCGATAGAGGCGCTGAACGCCCTCCACGACCTCCAGTCGCGAGCCGACGATGACGGGTGA
- a CDS encoding ABC transporter permease, producing MSDRSADGLAGWLRGWGPAVSMASRNLRRNRVRTALAVLGVCIGVLAVAALGIFGNVLALGADDAIGDIGTQVVVSPNADAGVESLSNADVASIRRAVDGAAGGGAAVVPLYSDSATVARQGDQTFATVYGVEEPALAYEAAEGRLPERHRQGAILGAGIAEDLGAGAGDTVEIAGSQVRVIAVLVESQTFSPVAPDDAVYLPESAFSADGYAQALVISDSGEAARVAADAIREEVNAREERVELFELAALVDEINEFFGLLSTFLLGLGAISLVVAGVSILNVMLMSTVERRQEIGVMRAVGVARRDVLRVLLAEAGLIGAVGAAAGTLLTVLLVAGLVVAAEEVDAALALDPTNGYYLLLALVFGVGVGIVSGAYPAWKAANERPVEALRS from the coding sequence ATGAGCGACCGGAGCGCCGACGGACTCGCCGGCTGGCTCCGCGGGTGGGGTCCCGCGGTGTCGATGGCGTCGCGGAACCTCCGCCGGAACCGGGTGCGGACCGCGCTGGCCGTGCTGGGCGTCTGTATCGGCGTCCTCGCGGTCGCGGCGCTCGGCATCTTCGGGAACGTGCTGGCGCTCGGGGCCGACGACGCCATCGGCGACATCGGGACGCAGGTCGTCGTCTCGCCGAACGCGGACGCCGGCGTCGAGTCGCTGTCGAACGCGGACGTCGCGTCGATCCGGCGCGCGGTCGACGGGGCCGCCGGCGGCGGGGCGGCCGTCGTCCCGCTGTACTCCGACAGCGCCACCGTCGCGCGGCAGGGCGACCAGACGTTCGCGACGGTGTACGGGGTCGAGGAGCCGGCGCTCGCGTACGAGGCCGCCGAGGGGAGGTTGCCGGAGCGCCACCGTCAGGGGGCGATCCTCGGCGCGGGCATCGCCGAGGACCTCGGGGCCGGGGCGGGCGACACCGTGGAGATCGCCGGCTCGCAGGTGCGGGTGATCGCGGTGCTGGTCGAGAGCCAGACGTTCAGCCCGGTGGCCCCCGACGACGCGGTCTACCTCCCGGAGTCGGCGTTCTCGGCCGACGGCTACGCGCAAGCGCTTGTCATCTCCGACTCCGGCGAGGCGGCTCGCGTCGCGGCCGACGCGATCCGCGAGGAGGTGAACGCGCGCGAAGAGCGCGTGGAGCTGTTCGAACTGGCCGCCCTCGTCGACGAGATAAACGAGTTCTTCGGCCTGCTCTCGACGTTCCTGCTCGGGCTCGGTGCCATCTCCCTCGTCGTCGCCGGGGTCTCCATCCTCAACGTGATGTTGATGAGCACCGTCGAGCGCAGACAGGAGATCGGGGTGATGCGCGCGGTCGGCGTCGCCCGCCGCGACGTGTTGCGCGTCCTCCTCGCCGAGGCCGGCCTGATCGGCGCGGTCGGGGCCGCGGCGGGCACGCTGCTCACCGTCCTGCTCGTCGCCGGCCTCGTGGTCGCGGCCGAGGAGGTCGACGCCGCGCTCGCGCTCGACCCGACGAACGGCTACTACCTCCTCCTGGCGCTCGTCTTCGGCGTCGGCGTCGGGATCGTCAGCGGCGCGTACCCCGCGTGGAAGGCCGCCAACGAGCGGCCGGTCGAAGCGCTGCGGAGTTGA
- a CDS encoding CARDB domain-containing protein yields the protein MTLTLTRTSAALLAALTILSAVGGAFAVGGAAAVPDARITVGEVGVSPGDPAVGERTALNVTVSNSGGSDAAANVTEVRVRDADGDVLDSVSGVGALSAGDSLDATLWTTFEEPGEKRLTVEAVANQSTTGEFVTVSRDAVIEVRPTEVSLDLRTRALDPEDLQSDDGSESPAADLGVGGIQGIFGGGGGLDANDGGQGEESPPVADSPVAVTVVNTGTTTADRVSLRAVGTAVEGGGDTGDGDDADGDADETVDVGPFVVEDVAPGEERRVIVDLGPLDRRSAVTVSAAFRADTDQRNDRGADRTAESTVTYPVREATPTVTDATVREGADGAVVVDANLGNAGSGEMTGAVVSVGDAPGVEPTPAGGEYFVGSLSGSDFVGVELETAVNASVADEIPIRVAYTERGVRYTETLTVAAPEPDDESDGGGTLGRIGVGGVGSASALASALAVVGLAGAVGVAVRSGRVGGSSDRGRDGPAP from the coding sequence CTGACATTGACGCTCACACGAACCTCAGCCGCGCTGCTGGCCGCGTTGACGATCCTGTCGGCCGTCGGCGGGGCGTTCGCGGTCGGCGGCGCGGCGGCGGTACCGGACGCGCGGATCACCGTCGGCGAGGTCGGGGTCTCCCCGGGCGACCCGGCCGTCGGCGAGCGGACGGCGCTGAACGTCACCGTCTCGAACTCCGGCGGCAGCGACGCGGCGGCGAACGTGACCGAGGTCCGCGTCCGCGACGCCGACGGCGACGTGCTCGACAGCGTCTCCGGCGTCGGCGCGCTCTCGGCGGGCGACTCGCTCGACGCGACGCTGTGGACGACCTTCGAGGAGCCGGGCGAGAAGCGGCTCACCGTCGAGGCCGTCGCGAACCAGTCGACGACCGGCGAGTTCGTCACCGTCAGCCGCGACGCCGTGATCGAGGTGCGGCCGACCGAGGTGTCGCTCGACCTGCGGACCCGCGCGCTCGACCCCGAGGACCTCCAGAGCGACGACGGGAGCGAGAGCCCGGCGGCCGACCTCGGCGTCGGCGGCATTCAGGGCATCTTCGGCGGTGGCGGCGGACTCGACGCGAACGACGGCGGACAGGGCGAGGAGTCGCCCCCCGTCGCCGACTCGCCCGTCGCGGTGACCGTGGTCAACACCGGGACGACGACCGCAGACCGCGTCAGCCTCCGCGCCGTCGGGACCGCGGTCGAGGGCGGTGGCGACACCGGCGACGGAGACGACGCGGACGGCGACGCCGACGAGACGGTCGACGTCGGCCCGTTCGTCGTGGAGGACGTCGCGCCCGGCGAAGAGCGGCGGGTGATCGTCGACCTCGGGCCGCTCGACCGCCGCTCGGCGGTGACGGTCTCCGCGGCGTTCCGCGCCGACACGGACCAGCGGAACGACCGCGGGGCGGACCGGACCGCGGAGTCGACGGTGACGTACCCGGTCCGCGAGGCGACGCCGACCGTGACCGACGCGACGGTCCGCGAGGGCGCTGACGGCGCGGTCGTCGTCGACGCCAACCTCGGAAACGCCGGGTCGGGGGAGATGACGGGGGCGGTCGTCTCCGTCGGGGACGCGCCCGGCGTCGAGCCGACCCCCGCCGGCGGCGAGTACTTCGTCGGGTCGCTCTCCGGGAGCGACTTCGTCGGGGTCGAACTCGAAACGGCGGTGAACGCCTCCGTGGCGGACGAGATCCCCATCCGCGTCGCCTACACCGAGCGCGGCGTCCGGTACACGGAGACGCTGACGGTGGCGGCCCCCGAGCCGGACGACGAGAGCGACGGCGGCGGGACGCTCGGCCGGATCGGCGTCGGTGGCGTCGGGTCGGCGAGCGCGCTCGCCAGCGCGCTCGCGGTCGTCGGCCTCGCCGGTGCGGTCGGCGTCGCGGTCAGGAGCGGGCGCGTCGGCGGGTCGAGCGACCGGGGGCGCGACGGGCCGGCACCGTGA